From the genome of Sphingobacterium sp. UGAL515B_05:
AGGAAATTTATCAGTTTAACCAGGGACCGGATCTGGATTACTCGGATATGGATGGATTCGGCTATGTTCTTCCATTTTTAACGTATCGGGTTTATTGGCTGCTTTTTGCGGTGTTTTTTGCCGTTATTGCCCTGCTATTATGGCGAAGAGGCGGTTTTTCGGGAGTTCGGGAGCGTTGGGGTATTTTTAAAGCGAATTTAGGGCCGGTAACAACGGCAATGCTCATTTTTGCCTTTGTGGGCTTTATTGGCATCGGTGCTGCAATATATTACGAAAACCACATTAAAAATCCATATTATACCAGTTTAGATCATGAAAAACAGGCTGTAGAATGGGAAAAAAAATATAAGAAATACCAGTACAGGCCGCAGCCCCGTGTCGTGGATATTAAGTTTAATCTGGATATTTTTCCTGATACGCGAAGTTTTAAAGCGCATGCGGACTATGTATTAAAAAATAAGACCAATACGCCTATAGATTCTATTTTTGTCAATTACAATAATTACGATTATACATTTTCTTTAAGTGTACCAAATAAATTGATCTCTGCCGACGATAAATATAATTTCAACATTTATAAACTCGAGAAGCCGATGGCTCCAGGCGATTCTATTGTGTTGAAATTTAGTACTGTTAGTCCGGCCAATACCTGGATAAATGAAAAATCGCCTGTAAAGGGCAATGGTACGTTTATCAACAATATGCTTTTCCCGAATATAGGCTATCTTGACCGTGGCGAGTTGGTCGATAATGATGTCCGTAAAAAGTATGGACTTCCGTATCGCGATAGAATGGCTCCGCAGACTGACAAAAGGGCTCTGCAGAATAACTATATATCCAACGATGCCGATTGGATCCATTTTGAAGCTACAGTAAGTACGGCCAAGAATCAGTTGGCTATTGCTCCGGGCTATCTCACAAAACAATGGGAGAAAGATGGCCGTAAGTACTATCAATATAAAATGGATTCGGAAATCCTGAACTTTTTTGCATTTAATTCGGCCGAATATGAAGTCAAAAAAGATAAGTGGAACGGGGTTAATTTGGAGATTTATTACCATAAGGGGCATACCTATAACCTCGATCGCATGATGGCTTCCAGTAAAGCTTCTTTGGCTTACTATACGAAGGAATACAGTGCTTACCCGCATCGACAATTGCGTATTATTGAATTTCCGCGCACAGCGGGAACTTTCGCGCAGTCCTTTGCAAATACAATTCCTTTTTCCGAAGCGATCGGTTTTATTGCTGATGTCAATGAGAAGAAGGAAGATGCGGTCGATTATCCCTATGCGGTAACAGCCCATGAGATTGCACATCAGTGGTGGGCACATCAAGTGGTAGGAGCCAATGTGCAGGGGGCTACATTGATGTCCGAAAGTATGTCTGAATATTCATCGCTCAAGGTTTTGGAAAAAAGATATGGCAAAGGGCAGATGCGTAAGTTTCTCAAAGATGCGCTCGATGGCTATTTACAGGGACGAAGTGCCGAAAAGCTAGGTGAAAAGCCGTTGATGTATAATGAAAATCAAATGTACATCCATTACCAAAAGGGATCCCTGGTACTTTATGCCTTGAGCGATTATCTGGGGGAGGATCTTTTTAACAGGACAGCCCAATCTTATTTACAACGTACAGCGTTTCAAAACCCACCGTATACAACTTCATCAGAGTTTGTGGATAGTTTTAGGCAGGCGACTCCGGACTCATTACGTTACCTGATTAAAGATATGTTTGAAACGATCACCCTGTATAACAATAAAATAGAAAAAGTAAGTTCTAAGAAACTTAAGAATGGTAAATACCAGGTTGATATCCAATTTGAAGTTTCCAAGTACCGCGTAGATGGCAATGGGAAAAAGAGTTACAATGACGAAGGTGGACAGCCGCTGTCCTTTAAGAAATCAGATCGTGTGACCCTGAAATCATTGCCATTGGCAGACTATATCGAGGTAGGTGTTTTCTCAGATAAGAAAAGCAAAGACGGTAATAAACGTCAGGAGCTTTATCTAAAAAAGCATAAAATCGATCGAATCAACAATACGATGACGTTAGTTGTTGATCAAAAACCCGAACAGGTTGGTATAGATCCTTACAATAAATTGATCGATATTGAATCGGACGATAATCGAAAGGAAATATAAGGAGAGCCCGGTAAAAAAAAAATCCCCATCATGCGATGGGGATTTTTTTATTGATTCCGCTCTTGTGCTCCCATTTGAGCTCCTAATATAGTACGTGCGCTGGCAGGAATGCAACAGCCATGTGGGCAATCAAGAATGGTACGCAAAGATGTTGAGTCCTCACATCTTTGTTAAATGAAGCTGAAGAATGTTTTCAGTTACCTGTTTATGGCCCACCAGTTTAAAATTAGAGATCAATTTATGGTCTGTTGCTAAAATCCCACCATTGCCAATAATTACGGGATGTATGTTAAAGTAAATATCCGTCACCCATTTGCCTTCAAGGAAAAGATTATAAGTTGCGGTGCCACCGCCAATAATAATTTCCTCAAATCCTTTTTCTGAGAGATGCTTCATAGCCTCATTCGGGTGGGCCACAACCTTGAACTCTTTTGATATACTCCCTCCTTCAGAGAGAATGACCAGCTCAATACCCTGGAAAGCGGCTTTGATATTTACAAATGCGCCTTCTAACATCTCAAAGGTTTTTCTTCCCATAACATAGTTACCGGCTTTGGTAGCTATGCTCATAAATTCAATTATGGCTTCTTGTGGTGCCTGGTAGCTGCTGTTTTCAGCTAATAGTACTTTTCCGTTTGCGGAGATGTTTGCTATCAATGTAACTTTCATATCTTGGTTTTAAAATTTGATCACAAAACTATTTTATCTTTATAGTATAGACACCATGCCTTACCTTGAGGTAAGTGATAAACACGATACAAATGACATTAATTACACGATGCGAAAAAGATACCGGTAAAGAAAGATCGCTGGAGCTAAGAGATGCTATTGAACTATTAGGAGGAAAATGGAAAATATGTATCCTGCAGCAACTTTCGTATTTAGGTACTATGCGGTTTAAAGACCTCCTGGAAACCATTATTGGCATTTCGCCAAAAGTGCTGACAGCAGAGTTGCAGCAGTTGGAACAAAATTATTTGGTGGTAAGAACGATAAACAATACTAAACCCATTACGGTTTCTTATTCACTTACAGCACATGCTTACGAAGCAAGAGCCGTTTACAATGCCTTGTTGGAATTTGGTGCTAAACACAGAAAGAAAATAAAAGAAGTAGCTAAAGCATCCCATACACATGCTCAGTGTACTTGATAGCTTTTTGGCAGATGTTCTGGGGCAATGAATTTTTTTGGGATCATACCGAAAGTTTGGGGGAGGAGAAGTTTTTAAGCATACAATTTCATTACTCTATATAGGAAGAATGTGGTGTCCCTTACACCGCGAAAGACACTCCTGAACGCTTTGAGCTTTGCATTGAAAGATTCTGCTGAAGCATTGGTGCTTCTATTGTCGAAGTAGTGTAGAATGTATTGATGATGCGCTGCAATGGATCTTGCTACGCTCTCAAATGAAGCGATGCCCGCATTTTCAACCTGATTATGCCACAGTCCCAGTTTGGTAAATGCTATCTTTTTGTCCTGGCATTTATTGAATATCACCCAGGGCAATTCCAAGGTCATAAGCGAGCTTTAGCTTGGGAAACCGCATGAACAACAATTCAGCTCGGTGTTTCTGGTTTTCGGACCATCGGCTTGGGTGTTTGAACAAGAGGTGTCTGGATCTAGCCAGTAGCTGTTTGAGCGTGTCTCCATTAGGCAACAACTCGGGTTCATATGGGATTCCTCCCTTTCGCGATTCCATTATCTTCTTGCTTTCCGCATCCAATACTTCCCAACGATACTTAATACGAAGTTCCTGCACTGCATCGTAAGCTAACTTTTGGACATGGAACCGGTCGACCACACGCCTGGCATTCCTGAAACATCTACGGATTGCCTTGGCCATGTTCGGCGCCATATCCATGGTCACCTCCTTTACCTTATTCCTTGACCGTAAAGGTATTAACTCAAGAACAGTGATGATATCTTCGGCCTTGGTGCCCTTGATAGTCGCTAGGATCGTCCCTTTACCTCCTTTTGCCGATTTACTGCTAACAATGGTATATAATTCACCGTTGCTAAAACTGGTCTCATCGATGCTCAAGCGTTCAGAGATGTTCCCGGGGAAAAGAGTCCATCGCTCTGCATGTGGCTTTTGGCTCCAGTCATGGAAGTCACTGAGATGGTTCTTGTATTGATCCTGAAGTTGCTTGCCGTCCACCTGGAAGAATAACCCTACCAATTGGGCACTGACAGGATAGTTATCCAAATATCTTCTTTAAAAAAAGCCCGAATTCAGTCGTCATTCGAGTACCCTCACGCACCAGGTTCCAATCTCTTGTGATAATATCTCCCGTATCTAACACTGTCCAGCGGCGGCGGCGGATATGTAGAGTAACTTTCTGACCTCTAATGGGAAAGTCTGAAATCTCTGTGGAAGGCATAAAGCCCTTTGACTCCAACTTGCTGTTCTCATAGCCCGTTGGAGCAATATTAAGCTCGTCTAGATAAATGTGGAGCTGATTGTCAACCTGATCGACTTCTAAAATCTGAAAGTATTCTAAAAGCCCTTCGGGCATCAATAGGGATAGTAATTTACGTTCGGCGTCTTGCAAGGGATATCTGTATTAAACAAACTAAACTAGGAAATTTTTTGTATTCCCCCAAGAATTCTGCTTGATCCTTTTTTTGTTATCCGTTGGGATTAAACAATAAATCCCCATATTGCTATGAGGATTTATTTGTGCTCCCACCTGGGCTCGAACCAGGGACCAAAAGATTATGAGTCTTCTACTCTAACCGACTGAGCTATAGGAGCAGGTCTTTTGTTTTGTCAATTTAAACAGCTGTTGTGCCGTTTTGACGATGCAATTATCGATATTTGTATCGATATTTCAAAATAATTCGATGGAAAAAATTAAAAATATTGTTCTTGATTATGGGAATGTGATCTTTATGATCGACTTTGTAAAATTGAAAGATGCTTTTACTCAGTTAGGTATAGAAAATGTTGATGCCGTATTTGGACATCATGGTCAAAGTGCACTTTTTGATAATTTTGATAAAGGAAAAATTGATTCGACGCAATTTCGTGAGGGGATAAGAGAACTAACCCAAAACCCAGCACTGACGGATGCACAGATTGATACAGCCTGGAACAGTTTACTGATCGGTGTACCACAGGGTAATCATGAGATTTTAGTCCAGTTGAAAGATCGATACCGTACCTTTTTGTTAAGTAACAACAATGCAATTCATTATGCCTACTGTATGAATGATATTCATGAGAAATATGGTGTTGCCGACAATGAAGGTTTTTTTGAAAAGACCTATTACTCCCATTTAGTAGGGATGCGCAAACCAGATGCAGAGATTTTTGAATTGGTTATGCAAGAGCAACAATTGGATCCGGCAGAGACTTTATTTATTGATGATAGTCCTCAACATCTGGCAACAGCAAAACAATTGGGTTGGCATACGGCATTGTGTACTAAGGAGAAACCGCTAAGAATTTTGTTGGAAGAATTCGAATTGCTATAAAAAATGATTTTGTTTTCCTTTTTAAAAATAAATAGCTTACCTTTGTCCCACTTTAAATTTAAAAGCGGCGAAAGGAGGTATATATAACGCATGATTATCGTAAATGTAAAAGAAGGAGAATCTTTAGATAGAGCATTGAAACGTTTCAAAAAGAAATTCGAAAAAACTGGAGTTTTAAGAGAGTTGCGTTCACGTCAAGCTTACGAAAAGAGATCTGTAACTCGTCGCATTCAAGTGAAAAAAGCGATTTACAAACAATCTTTGAATCAAGATGTAGCTAACTAATTGATTCGCTGAGAATTTTAAAATATAAAGGGAAAAGCATTGCTTTTCCCTTTTTTTTGTCCTTTTAAGTTTGTAATTTAAGCTATATAGCAAGGGAAAATATGTTGGAAAAGGAGTTTATTCGGTTTTTGCAGATTGAAAAAAGGTATTCAGAACATACGGTTATTGCCTATAAGCATGAGCTGGAGATGTTTCAGTCTTTTTT
Proteins encoded in this window:
- a CDS encoding M1 family aminopeptidase, which encodes MINAMFKAIFHFEFARWFKSSAVYIYMALFFALSLFIMLSSLGIFDGITATTSSNTIMNSPWAINGMVNGMSTIIYFLIPSIVGACVYRDFQYQVHTILFSYPFSKTDYLLGKFFGSVAVVLVIVFASTLGIIVAQFVPGINQSLLGPIHVWAYLQTYLVQVIPNLIIFSAIIFVLVTLTRNVYVGFVAVLILIILQVLVQNLANNMDNRFVGALIDPFGDSAISYYTQYWSPDEKNVNNLPFTGAVIYNRLIWLAVAALFIGGFYMLFSFSQHSISFKSSKKGARLTKNNFDSIFKINLPKVNYDFSTFHYLKTTWTMARYDYRYIVKNPVFLILTLVGVLFIILMASTIGSIFGTSTYPVTWKMLMIPGTTFKFFLLILTFLFTGLLVHRGSITRMGGLLDTTATPNWAFMGSKIIAILLMQLTLLAVVIATCMGFQVYHHYYNFEIGQYVMHLMVYGMLSNLVWLFISLFVHTLFKNYLAGFFVLLTLFIGLPFLSMVGVEQEIYQFNQGPDLDYSDMDGFGYVLPFLTYRVYWLLFAVFFAVIALLLWRRGGFSGVRERWGIFKANLGPVTTAMLIFAFVGFIGIGAAIYYENHIKNPYYTSLDHEKQAVEWEKKYKKYQYRPQPRVVDIKFNLDIFPDTRSFKAHADYVLKNKTNTPIDSIFVNYNNYDYTFSLSVPNKLISADDKYNFNIYKLEKPMAPGDSIVLKFSTVSPANTWINEKSPVKGNGTFINNMLFPNIGYLDRGELVDNDVRKKYGLPYRDRMAPQTDKRALQNNYISNDADWIHFEATVSTAKNQLAIAPGYLTKQWEKDGRKYYQYKMDSEILNFFAFNSAEYEVKKDKWNGVNLEIYYHKGHTYNLDRMMASSKASLAYYTKEYSAYPHRQLRIIEFPRTAGTFAQSFANTIPFSEAIGFIADVNEKKEDAVDYPYAVTAHEIAHQWWAHQVVGANVQGATLMSESMSEYSSLKVLEKRYGKGQMRKFLKDALDGYLQGRSAEKLGEKPLMYNENQMYIHYQKGSLVLYALSDYLGEDLFNRTAQSYLQRTAFQNPPYTTSSEFVDSFRQATPDSLRYLIKDMFETITLYNNKIEKVSSKKLKNGKYQVDIQFEVSKYRVDGNGKKSYNDEGGQPLSFKKSDRVTLKSLPLADYIEVGVFSDKKSKDGNKRQELYLKKHKIDRINNTMTLVVDQKPEQVGIDPYNKLIDIESDDNRKEI
- a CDS encoding dihydrofolate reductase family protein translates to MKVTLIANISANGKVLLAENSSYQAPQEAIIEFMSIATKAGNYVMGRKTFEMLEGAFVNIKAAFQGIELVILSEGGSISKEFKVVAHPNEAMKHLSEKGFEEIIIGGGTATYNLFLEGKWVTDIYFNIHPVIIGNGGILATDHKLISNFKLVGHKQVTENILQLHLTKM
- a CDS encoding helix-turn-helix domain-containing protein, producing MTLITRCEKDTGKERSLELRDAIELLGGKWKICILQQLSYLGTMRFKDLLETIIGISPKVLTAELQQLEQNYLVVRTINNTKPITVSYSLTAHAYEARAVYNALLEFGAKHRKKIKEVAKASHTHAQCT
- a CDS encoding transposase, translating into MIFNKCQDKKIAFTKLGLWHNQVENAGIASFESVARSIAAHHQYILHYFDNRSTNASAESFNAKLKAFRSVFRGVRDTTFFLYRVMKLYA
- a CDS encoding transposase; amino-acid sequence: MDNYPVSAQLVGLFFQVDGKQLQDQYKNHLSDFHDWSQKPHAERWTLFPGNISERLSIDETSFSNGELYTIVSSKSAKGGKGTILATIKGTKAEDIITVLELIPLRSRNKVKEVTMDMAPNMAKAIRRCFRNARRVVDRFHVQKLAYDAVQELRIKYRWEVLDAESKKIMESRKGGIPYEPELLPNGDTLKQLLARSRHLLFKHPSRWSENQKHRAELLFMRFPKLKLAYDLGIALGDIQ
- a CDS encoding transposase; the protein is MQDAERKLLSLLMPEGLLEYFQILEVDQVDNQLHIYLDELNIAPTGYENSKLESKGFMPSTEISDFPIRGQKVTLHIRRRRWTVLDTGDIITRDWNLVREGTRMTTEFGLFLKKIFG
- a CDS encoding HAD family hydrolase, which gives rise to MEKIKNIVLDYGNVIFMIDFVKLKDAFTQLGIENVDAVFGHHGQSALFDNFDKGKIDSTQFREGIRELTQNPALTDAQIDTAWNSLLIGVPQGNHEILVQLKDRYRTFLLSNNNAIHYAYCMNDIHEKYGVADNEGFFEKTYYSHLVGMRKPDAEIFELVMQEQQLDPAETLFIDDSPQHLATAKQLGWHTALCTKEKPLRILLEEFELL
- the rpsU gene encoding 30S ribosomal protein S21, yielding MIIVNVKEGESLDRALKRFKKKFEKTGVLRELRSRQAYEKRSVTRRIQVKKAIYKQSLNQDVAN